The genomic DNA AGCATCGCCACCGGCGCGCTGCCCGACGCGAGCAAACTGCCCTCGGCGGCTTCCTTCGACTACGTCCGCTACTGGCAGCGCGACTACTACGTCGACAACGACGGCGCCGCCGCCTACGGCTACTCCACCACCGGTACCTGGCAGCCCAGTTCGCTCACCGGCTGGACCAAGGACTCGCCCGTCTCCTACGGCTGCGCCGCGGGCGCCGAGGCGACGTGGCGGCCCCGGCTGCGGGCGGCCGGCTCGTACGAGGTGTTCATCCGCAAGTCCGTCTCCGCCACCGGCGGCGACCCGGCGGCGAAGGTGACCCTGGACAACGCCGGTGCCGTCACCGCCCGCACGCTCGACGAGCGCTCCGGCAGCCCCGGCTGGGTCTCCCTCGGCACGCAGCCCTACCAGGCCGGCGAGAGCGCGTCGGTGTCGCTCACCGCGAGCGGCACGGGCTGCGCGCACGCCGACGCGGTGAAGTTCGTACGCCGATGAGGCCGGCAGCCGCGCCGCTGACGGACGCCACCGCGTGGCTCGCGCCGTACGGGGTGACGTACGCGCAGCGGCCGTTCGAGGCGGCGGTCGCCGACGTGCCGGACGGCGCGTACGCCTACCCGCCGCTGTTCCGCACCGCGCCCGGCACGTACGCGCTCGTCACCGAGGCCGACGCGGACGGCCGCTACGGCGGCCCCCGGCTCCGCGGCTTCAGCCGCATCGAGGACCTGGCGGCGGGGACGGACATCCGGGTGCGCGTCCGCAGCGTCCGCGGCGACGCGACGAGCGCGTGGTCGGAGTGGACGGAGGTGTCAACGGGCTGAGCGGGGAGACCCGTAGCGGTGTCCCGGCCCGTACCCGGAGGGGACGGGCCGGGATGTACGTGCGTTGCAATGCGGGGCGGATTCCCGTCATACGGGACTGCTCCTCGGAATACGGGCACGGAATCCGTGACCGTTGCGGCGTCGGTGCGGTGCCGTAGGGCGATCCCCGCCGGGGAAGTCCGGGACCCCCGAGCAGGCGACGCGCACGCGGGATCCCGGCTACAGGAAGCGCTCCCGGAGGTCGGGGCGGAGCCAGGCGGCGGGGGAGGAGATGCTGAGGCCGCCGTCCACCGGCAGCACGGCGCCCGTGATGAACGAGGCCGCGGGGGAGGCCAGGAAGTGCACGGCCGCCGCGACCTCCGGCGGGGTGCCCGTACGGCCCAGGGGGTAGCCCTCGGCGACGTGCGCCAGCGGCGGGGTGCCGATCATGCCGGGCGCCACCGCGTTCACGCGGACGCCCCGCGGGCCGTAGTCGAGGGCGAGTTGGCGCACCAGGCCCTCGACGCCCGCCTTCGCCGCCGCGTAGCCGGGCAGCCCGGGGGCGGCGAGGAAGGCGTTCACCGAGGTGACGGCGACGATCGCGGAGCCGGACCGGAGCCGGGGGAGCGCCGCGCGGGCGACGTAGAACGCGGTGTCCAGGGTGGCGGACTGGGCCAGCCGCCACTGCGCGTCGGTGGTCTCGTCGGCCCGCGCCACCGGCTGCGCCGCCGCGGCGAGCACCACGACGTCCAGCCGCCCCAGCGTCTCCGCCGCCGACGTCACGCACCGGGCGGCCTCGGCGGGTTCCGCGCAGTCGGCGGCGACGTACGCGGCGTACGACAGGTGCGCGCACTCCGCAAGACCGCAGCCCGCGACCCGGTCGCCGCCCGCCGCGAACGCGTCGGCCACCGCGCGCCCGATCGCCGAGTCGCCCCCGACGACGAGCACCCCGCGCGCCTGCCCGCTCCCGCCGGGCGCCGCCGTGCCGCCGCCGGCGCCGGCTGCCGGGACCCCGCTCACCGCGCCCCGCCCGCGGCCACCGGCGGCAGCGCCAGCCGCTCCAGGATCCCGTCCAACTGCCCCCGCAGCGCCTCCGTCAGCCCCTTCGCCGGCAGCCGCACCGCCGCGGAGTCGATCACCCCGCGCCGTACCAGCACCTCCTTGTGCACCGCCCAGGCGAACCCCGCCTGCATGCCGAAGCGGATCAGCGGCAGCAGCCGCTCGTACGCCCCGTGCGCCTCCGCCGTACGCTCCGCGGACCACGCGTCCAGCACCGGCCGCAGCGCGTCGGTGAACTCGCACGCCGGCATCGTCCCCACCGCACCCGCGGCCAGCTCCTCCAGCAGGAAGAAGGCGTTCTGCCCGCCGAGCACGTCGAACCCGGCCGGGGCCGCCGCCACCGTCTCCGCGATCTTCGGCACCGTCGGCGGCGACTCGACCTTCACCGAGCCGACCCCGTCGAGCTTGCCGAACTCCGTGATCAGCGGCACCGGCATCGCCACTCCCGTCGTCGCGGCGGCGTCCTGCACCATGACCGGCGCCCCGGCGCGCTCGCCGAGCGCGCCGTAGAAGTCGACGAGCTGCTGCGGGCCGGGCTTCGCGAGGTACGGCGGCAGCACCATCAGCGCGTCCGCGCCGCCCGCGACGGCCTGCCCGCACTGCTCCAGCGCCGTCGCCAGGCTCGTCGGGCTGACCCCGGCCACCACCGGCACGGCGCCGGCGACCACGTCGCGTACGTCCGCGAGGACCGCGTCCCGGTCGGCGGCGGTGAGCGCGAAGCCCTCGCTGGCCATGCCGAAGACCGCCACCCCGTCGGCGCCGGCGAGCAGTTGGAACGCGGTGAGCCGGCGCAGCGAGGGGCGGTCGAGGCTCCCGTCCGGGTGGAAGGGGGTGGCGAGGACGGGGACGAGACCTCGTACGGGCCGGCTCATGCTGTGTCCTTTCGTTCGCCCGGCCGGCCGCGCGGCGGGGCGGTGGTGCCGCCTTGCCGGGGCGGGCCGGGCCGGGGGGCGGTGTGCGGGGCGGGGGCT from Streptomyces sp. CMB-StM0423 includes the following:
- a CDS encoding SDR family NAD(P)-dependent oxidoreductase, coding for MSGVPAAGAGGGTAAPGGSGQARGVLVVGGDSAIGRAVADAFAAGGDRVAGCGLAECAHLSYAAYVAADCAEPAEAARCVTSAAETLGRLDVVVLAAAAQPVARADETTDAQWRLAQSATLDTAFYVARAALPRLRSGSAIVAVTSVNAFLAAPGLPGYAAAKAGVEGLVRQLALDYGPRGVRVNAVAPGMIGTPPLAHVAEGYPLGRTGTPPEVAAAVHFLASPAASFITGAVLPVDGGLSISSPAAWLRPDLRERFL
- a CDS encoding dihydrodipicolinate synthase family protein, translated to MSRPVRGLVPVLATPFHPDGSLDRPSLRRLTAFQLLAGADGVAVFGMASEGFALTAADRDAVLADVRDVVAGAVPVVAGVSPTSLATALEQCGQAVAGGADALMVLPPYLAKPGPQQLVDFYGALGERAGAPVMVQDAAATTGVAMPVPLITEFGKLDGVGSVKVESPPTVPKIAETVAAAPAGFDVLGGQNAFFLLEELAAGAVGTMPACEFTDALRPVLDAWSAERTAEAHGAYERLLPLIRFGMQAGFAWAVHKEVLVRRGVIDSAAVRLPAKGLTEALRGQLDGILERLALPPVAAGGAR